From the Carassius gibelio isolate Cgi1373 ecotype wild population from Czech Republic chromosome B25, carGib1.2-hapl.c, whole genome shotgun sequence genome, one window contains:
- the LOC128014000 gene encoding carbonic anhydrase 5B, mitochondrial isoform X1, which produces MVTLTAVVAPLGRQIHRHLLKHVRSQRWIPSRACNLSACSSRLVFSQVHPMWQEPLAIPGGDRQSPIDIVVRKSVFDPQLRPLKVQYEPRTCQQIWNNGYSFLVEYDDTTDKSTLKGGPLEDQFRLCQFHFHWGENNAWGSEHSIDRRLYPAELHLVHWNSDKYSLFEEAVIEENGLAVIAVFLKIGKRHEGLQKLVDALPAVRHKDSVVEFTKFDAACLLPENIDDYWTYAGSLTTPPLTEAVTWIVMKRHIEVSHDQLAVFRSLLFTSAEEQVQRSMVNNFRVQQAVKGRTVRSSFTPFLQDAPSMK; this is translated from the exons ATGGTGACTCTGACCGCGGTCGTCGCTCCTCTCGGTCGACAGATCCACAGGCATCTGCTGAAGCATGTCAGGAGCCAGCGCTGGATACCGTCTCGGGCATGCAACTTATCTGCATGCTCCAGCAGATTAGTTTTCAGTCAAG tgcATCCGATGTGGCAGGAGCCGCTCGCCATTCCCGGTGGAGATCGCCAGTCGCCCATTGACATAGTGGTGCGTAAAAGCGTCTTTGATCCACAGCTCAGACCTCTGAAGGTACAATATGAGCCAAGGACCTGCCAGCAGATCTGGAATAATGGCTACTCCTTTCTGGTTGAGTACGACGACACAACTGACAAATCCA CTCTGAAAGGAGGACCTCTGGAGGATCAGTTCAGACTGTGTCAGTTTCATTTTCACTGGGGGGAGAACAACGCCTGGGGATCTGAACACTCCATAGACCGCCGCCTTTACCCTGCGGAG CTTCATCTGGTACACTGGAACTCGGACAAGTACAGTTTGTTTGAGGAGGCTGTTATTGAGGAGAATGGACTAGCTGTTATTGCGGTCTTTCTGAAG ATTGGAAAGAGACACGAAGGTTTGCAGAAACTGGTGGATGCCTTGCCTGCAGTCAGGCACAAG GATAGTGTGGTAGAGTTCACCAAGTTCGACGCTGCATGTCTCCTCCCGGAGAACATCGATGACTATTGGACATATGCAGGGTCTCTGACCACTCCTCCTCTAACTGAGGCTGTGACATGGATTGTGATGAAACGCCACATTGAAGTCAGTCATGATCAG TTGGCAGTGTTTCGAAGCTTGCTGTTCACATCGGCAGAAGAGCAGGTGCAGCGAAGCATGGTCAACAACTTCCGCGTTCAGCAGGCTGTGAAGGGACGGACCGTCCGTTCTTCTTTCACCCCCTTCCTCCAAGATGCTCCCTCTATGAAGTAG
- the LOC128014000 gene encoding carbonic anhydrase 5B, mitochondrial isoform X2, translating to MCNSTHEAALCAIKLHPMWQEPLAIPGGDRQSPIDIVVRKSVFDPQLRPLKVQYEPRTCQQIWNNGYSFLVEYDDTTDKSTLKGGPLEDQFRLCQFHFHWGENNAWGSEHSIDRRLYPAELHLVHWNSDKYSLFEEAVIEENGLAVIAVFLKIGKRHEGLQKLVDALPAVRHKDSVVEFTKFDAACLLPENIDDYWTYAGSLTTPPLTEAVTWIVMKRHIEVSHDQLAVFRSLLFTSAEEQVQRSMVNNFRVQQAVKGRTVRSSFTPFLQDAPSMK from the exons ATGTGTAACTCAACGCACGAGGCTGCACTTTGTGCCATAAAAT tgcATCCGATGTGGCAGGAGCCGCTCGCCATTCCCGGTGGAGATCGCCAGTCGCCCATTGACATAGTGGTGCGTAAAAGCGTCTTTGATCCACAGCTCAGACCTCTGAAGGTACAATATGAGCCAAGGACCTGCCAGCAGATCTGGAATAATGGCTACTCCTTTCTGGTTGAGTACGACGACACAACTGACAAATCCA CTCTGAAAGGAGGACCTCTGGAGGATCAGTTCAGACTGTGTCAGTTTCATTTTCACTGGGGGGAGAACAACGCCTGGGGATCTGAACACTCCATAGACCGCCGCCTTTACCCTGCGGAG CTTCATCTGGTACACTGGAACTCGGACAAGTACAGTTTGTTTGAGGAGGCTGTTATTGAGGAGAATGGACTAGCTGTTATTGCGGTCTTTCTGAAG ATTGGAAAGAGACACGAAGGTTTGCAGAAACTGGTGGATGCCTTGCCTGCAGTCAGGCACAAG GATAGTGTGGTAGAGTTCACCAAGTTCGACGCTGCATGTCTCCTCCCGGAGAACATCGATGACTATTGGACATATGCAGGGTCTCTGACCACTCCTCCTCTAACTGAGGCTGTGACATGGATTGTGATGAAACGCCACATTGAAGTCAGTCATGATCAG TTGGCAGTGTTTCGAAGCTTGCTGTTCACATCGGCAGAAGAGCAGGTGCAGCGAAGCATGGTCAACAACTTCCGCGTTCAGCAGGCTGTGAAGGGACGGACCGTCCGTTCTTCTTTCACCCCCTTCCTCCAAGATGCTCCCTCTATGAAGTAG
- the LOC128013998 gene encoding SUMO-activating enzyme subunit 2 yields MAQLVGPLRKELADSLSSCRVLVVGAGGIGCELLKNLVLAGFKNIEVIDLDTIDVSNLNRQFLFQKKHVGKSKAQVAKESVLRFCPSANITAYHDSIMNPDYNVEFFRNFQLVMNALDNRAARNHVNRMCLAADIPLIESGTAGYLGQVTVIKKGQTECYECQPKPTQKTFPGCTIRNTPSEPIHCIVWAKYLFNQLFGEEDADQEVSPDTADPEAAWNLADAAARATASDQDGDIKRVSTKEWARSTGYDPVKLFNKLFKDDIMYLLTMDKLWKKRKAPLPLDWTEIQQIESSQEEACGTGLKDQQVLGVQGYAQLFRHSVETLRSQLIEKGEGAELVWDKDDPPAMDFVTAAANLRMNVFSMNMKSRFDVKSMAGNIIPAIATTNAVIAGLIVLEALKILNSDFDQCRTIFLNKQPNPRKKLLVPCALDHPNPNCYVCASKPEVTVKLNVHKTIVQALQDKILKEKFGMVAPDVQIEDGKGTILISSEEGETEANNNKFLSDFGIRNGSRLQADDFLQDYALLINVIHSEELEKDVEFEVVGDAPDKAPTPSAPEEGKNIANGNKDSAQPSTSSKAAAEDDDVLIVDSDEEPSSSNMEASPESSNRKRKHHDADMDDAASKRKRLNQQPADDDEDIIALD; encoded by the exons ATGGCACAACTGGTGGGACCTCTCCGCAAAGAGCTCGCCGACTCGCTGTCCTCCTGCCGGGTGCTGGTGGTCGGAGCGGGAGGCATCGGCTGCGAGCTGCTGAAGAACCTGGTGCTCGCCGGCTTTAAGAATATAGAAGTG ATTGACCTGGACACCATTGATGTCAGCAACCTTAACAGACAGTTCCTGTTTCAGAAGAAACATGTTGGAAAGTCTAAAGCTCAG GTTGCCAAGGAGAGCGTGCTACGGTTTTGCCCATCCGCGAACATCACTGCTTACCATGACAGCATCATGAA CCCAGATTACAATGTGGAATTCTTCCGAAATTTCCAGCTTGTCATGAATGCTTTGGACAACAGAG CGGCCAGGAATCATGTCAACAGGATGTGTTTGGCTGCTGACATTCCCCTCATTGAGAGCGGCACAGCTGGCTATCTGGGACAAGTCACAGTTATCAAGAAG GGTCAGACGGAGTGCTACGAGTGCCAGCCTAAACCTACGCAGAAAACCTTCCCAGGTTGCACCATTCGCAACACGCCCTCAGAACCCATTCACTGCATCGTGTGGGCCAAATATCTCTTCAA TCAGCTTTTTGGTGAGGAGGATGCAGATCAGGAGGTGTCACCTGACACCGCTGACCCCGAGGCTGCTT GGAACCTTGCAGATGCAGCAGCCCGAGCTACCGCTTCCGATCAGGACGGTGACATCAAGCGAGTGTCTACTAAAGAGTGGGCTCGGTCCACAGGCTATGATCCTGTTAAACTCTTCAACAAG CTTTTTAAAGATGACATCATGTATCTGTTGACCATGGATAAGTTGTGGAAAAAGAGAAAAGCTCCATTACCTCTAGACTGGACTGAAATCCAGCAGATTG AATCTTCTCAGGAGGAGGCCTGTGGCACAGGTCTGAAGGACCAGCAGGTGTTGGGTGTTCAGGGTTACGCTCAGCTCTTCCGCCACAGTGTAGAAACACTCCGATCTCAGCTGATAGAGAAGGGTGAGGGTGCAGAGCTAGTCTGGGACAAG GATGATCCTCCAGCTATGGACTTCGTAACAGCAGCCGCAAACTTGCGTATGAACGTTTTCAGCATGAACATGAAAAGCCGCTTTGATGTCAAAT CCATGGCAGGGAACATCATACCCGCAATAGCCACCACTAATGCCGTCATCGCTGGTCTCATTGTTCTGGAGGCGCTCAAGATTCTCAACTCTGACTTCGACCAGTGTCGCACG atcttCCTGAATAAGCAGCCGAACCCCAGGAAAAAGCTTCTTGTACCATGTGCGCTGGACCACCCCAATCCCAACTGTTACGTGTGCGCCAGCAAACCTGAGGTCACAGTCAAACTGAATGTGCACAAGACCATTGTGCAAGCTCTTCAGGACAAG ATACTGAAGGAGAAGTTTGGCATGGTGGCACCTGATGTGCAAATCGAGGATGGAAAAGGAACGATCCTCATCTCTTCAGAGGAAGGAGAGACTGAAG CCAACAATAACAAGTTTTTGTCTGACTTTGGGATTCGGAATGGGAGCCGTCTTCAAGCAGATGACTTCCTTCAGGATTACGCTCTTCTAATCAATGTGATTCACAG TGAGGAATTGGAAAAGGATGTCGAGTTTGAAGTAGTGGGTGACGCCCCAGATAAGGCGCCTACACCAAGTGCCCCGGAGGAAGGGAAAAACATTGCCAATGGTAACAAAGACTCTGCCCAGCCGTCTACCTCATCTAAAG CAGCTGCAGAGGACGATGATGTCCTTATTGTAGACTCGGATGAAGAACCGTCCTCCAGCAACATGGAAGCTTCCCCGGAGTCTAGTAACCGCAAGAGGAAGCATCATGATGCCGATATGGATGATGCTGCATCTAAGCGTAAACGCCTCAACCAGCAGCCGGCCGATGATGATGAAGACATCATCGCTCTAGACTAG